One region of Trinickia violacea genomic DNA includes:
- a CDS encoding putative bifunctional diguanylate cyclase/phosphodiesterase, producing MTEIVSLTPAVALALCACVAIGRDVKRAARYREKVSELLRFDPLTGLPNRTLLRERLEAALASAARDERQVGLIQLGLDGFRDVNDVLGHACGDRLLAVVAKRLVRGMSPGDTVARLAADEFAIVVSFADEDFDLAFVASRFLVALSGPIVIDRREVFVTASIGVARYPKDAREASELLRFADAAMLSAKKRGGNRFCFHDVQAARAAAERMELGHALRAAREQGELALLFQPVVGLPDGRLLGAEALLRWDHPTRGRLAPDQFIGVAEANGTIVEIGEWVLVAACEYAVRWNARSTAALRVSVNVSARQFVMNEFAQTVRVALTSTGCAPQWLTVEITESLLLEDNFQVRRTLEDLSRLGVAIAIDDFGTGYSAMSYLGKFPIDILKIDRSFVRDLEADAKMLALVKAIISVAGALSLDVVAEGIETKAQADALAALGCGKAQGYWFGRPMPAASFDQRLEMALH from the coding sequence ATGACCGAAATCGTGAGCTTGACGCCCGCAGTTGCGCTCGCGCTTTGTGCCTGCGTTGCGATCGGCCGCGACGTGAAACGCGCGGCCCGCTACCGCGAGAAAGTGAGCGAGCTGCTGCGGTTCGATCCGCTGACCGGCTTGCCTAATCGCACGCTGCTGCGCGAGCGGCTCGAGGCAGCCTTGGCGAGCGCCGCGCGAGACGAGCGCCAGGTCGGGCTGATCCAGCTCGGTCTCGACGGCTTTCGCGACGTCAACGACGTGCTTGGCCACGCGTGCGGCGACCGCCTGCTCGCCGTCGTGGCGAAGCGCCTCGTGCGCGGCATGTCGCCGGGCGACACGGTCGCGCGCCTGGCGGCCGACGAATTTGCGATCGTCGTTTCGTTCGCGGACGAGGACTTCGACCTGGCGTTCGTTGCGAGCCGCTTTCTCGTCGCGCTCTCGGGGCCGATCGTCATCGACAGGCGAGAGGTCTTCGTCACCGCGAGCATCGGCGTGGCGCGCTACCCCAAGGACGCGCGCGAAGCGTCCGAATTGCTGCGCTTTGCCGACGCGGCGATGCTGTCGGCAAAAAAGCGCGGCGGCAATCGCTTCTGCTTTCATGACGTACAAGCGGCGCGCGCGGCAGCCGAACGCATGGAACTGGGCCATGCGCTGCGCGCGGCGCGCGAGCAGGGGGAACTGGCGCTCTTGTTCCAACCGGTTGTCGGTTTGCCGGATGGGCGCTTGCTCGGCGCGGAGGCGCTGCTGCGCTGGGATCATCCGACGCGCGGCCGGCTCGCGCCCGATCAGTTCATCGGCGTGGCCGAGGCGAACGGCACCATCGTCGAGATCGGCGAGTGGGTGCTCGTAGCGGCATGCGAGTATGCGGTGCGCTGGAACGCGCGCTCGACAGCGGCGTTGCGCGTGTCGGTGAACGTGTCGGCACGTCAGTTCGTCATGAACGAATTCGCGCAGACGGTGCGCGTGGCGCTGACGTCGACCGGCTGCGCGCCGCAGTGGCTCACGGTCGAAATTACCGAAAGCCTGCTGCTCGAAGACAACTTCCAGGTCCGCCGCACGCTCGAGGACTTGAGCCGCTTGGGCGTGGCGATCGCGATCGACGATTTCGGCACGGGCTATTCGGCGATGAGCTACCTCGGCAAGTTTCCGATCGACATCCTGAAGATCGACCGATCATTCGTGCGCGATCTCGAAGCCGATGCGAAGATGCTCGCGCTCGTCAAGGCGATCATTTCGGTGGCGGGGGCGCTGTCGCTCGACGTCGTCGCGGAAGGGATCGAGACGAAGGCGCAGGCCGATGCGCTCGCGGCTCTCGGTTGCGGCAAGGCGCAAGGCTACTGGTTCGGCCGGCCGATGCCGGCTGCGAGCTTCGATCAGCGCTTGGAGATGGCGCTGCATTGA
- a CDS encoding EAL domain-containing protein, producing MPSNHPLTESQARETLIQTLEQAADAVVVIDANNCVTLFNASAEALWGYPRADVLGRNVSMLVPRGIRAQHDQYVGANRDTGTNRIVGTSREVVIERIDGTVRWGSMSISKVFTAAGVLYTAFIRDVTNEVKRREERRLLSLAVNETDSAIIVVGPDGRTIYINDGFTRMLGYQLDDMYGKVPSRVVSGRYTDEKTLEYIGERLAARESFRVEILIYDRSGKPLWIQAVVNIVNDEYGTCRNMVGVWTDITNTKMHEVLQQKALNAMAREAPILNVMLLICLEVERIAPEIIASICSVDQDGRLWTLAAPGLPPEYTKAVDGLDAGPDMQACGVGHSGGKLMVFADAPEDSCWAKFKEPARACGLAQAWSHAIRSSDGRVLGKLAFYYRETREPGTLHRRLIDVSLNLCALALEREASKENIRRLAFYDSLTGLPNRGFLIAHTESLLANAARTNNTLAVLFLDLDRFKHVNDSLGHTAGDVLLCEVAQRLKGCLRALDFVGRLSGDEFVVVLSPCDAGEATALCERIMAELQEPVTVGSTTLRPTASVGIAIFPQHGHDMNTLLLHADMAMYQAKSAGRHRFSVFTPELNRVAQDRLKFEMALRAALQADQLQLHYQPQVRLSDGGIYGVEALARWHHPEFGVVPPDRFVPLAEECGFITELDHGILQKACRQLSEWRAANIVIPHVSVNVSPTTFCDRRLPALIAKTLAACGLLPRDLVLEVTENVVLDNASGGLATLKRVHELGVGLSIDDFGTGYSSLSYLHRLPVDELKLDKSFVRELESDEGARALASAVTGIGTSLRLTIVAEGVENDEQRRILQAQGCQVAQGYFFARPMPAAALTAWMQSRAREAACRNRGLGDFDWAAQTDLDQAG from the coding sequence TTGCCGTCGAATCACCCGCTCACCGAAAGCCAGGCGCGCGAGACCCTGATCCAGACCTTGGAGCAGGCCGCCGATGCCGTCGTCGTGATCGACGCGAACAATTGCGTCACGCTATTCAACGCTTCCGCCGAAGCGCTATGGGGCTATCCGCGCGCGGACGTGCTCGGACGCAACGTCAGCATGCTCGTGCCGCGCGGCATCCGTGCGCAGCACGACCAATACGTCGGCGCGAACCGCGATACGGGCACGAACCGCATCGTCGGAACGAGCCGCGAAGTCGTGATCGAGCGCATCGACGGCACGGTGCGGTGGGGATCGATGTCGATCTCGAAGGTCTTTACGGCGGCGGGCGTTCTCTACACCGCGTTCATCCGCGACGTGACCAACGAGGTCAAGCGGCGCGAAGAGCGTCGGCTCCTCTCGCTTGCGGTCAACGAGACTGACAGCGCGATCATCGTCGTGGGCCCCGACGGCCGCACCATCTACATCAACGACGGCTTCACGCGCATGCTCGGCTATCAGCTCGACGACATGTACGGCAAGGTTCCGAGCCGTGTCGTGAGCGGGCGCTACACCGACGAGAAAACGCTCGAGTACATCGGCGAACGGCTCGCCGCGCGCGAGAGCTTTCGCGTCGAGATCCTGATTTACGACCGCAGCGGCAAGCCGTTGTGGATCCAGGCCGTCGTCAACATCGTGAACGACGAGTACGGCACGTGCAGGAACATGGTGGGCGTGTGGACCGACATCACGAACACCAAGATGCACGAGGTCCTGCAGCAGAAAGCGCTGAATGCGATGGCGCGTGAGGCGCCGATCCTCAACGTCATGCTGCTGATCTGCCTCGAAGTCGAGCGCATCGCGCCGGAGATCATCGCGTCGATCTGCAGCGTCGACCAAGACGGGCGGCTCTGGACGCTTGCGGCGCCGGGCTTGCCGCCCGAGTACACGAAGGCCGTCGACGGGCTCGACGCCGGCCCCGATATGCAAGCGTGCGGTGTCGGCCATTCCGGCGGCAAGCTCATGGTGTTCGCGGACGCACCCGAGGATTCGTGCTGGGCGAAATTCAAGGAGCCGGCACGAGCCTGCGGTCTCGCGCAGGCCTGGTCGCACGCGATCCGTTCGAGCGACGGCCGCGTGCTCGGCAAGCTCGCCTTCTATTACCGCGAGACGCGCGAGCCCGGCACGCTGCATCGCCGGCTCATCGACGTCAGCTTGAATCTTTGCGCGCTGGCGCTCGAGCGCGAAGCGAGCAAGGAGAACATCCGGCGCCTCGCGTTCTACGACAGCTTGACGGGATTGCCGAACCGCGGCTTCCTGATCGCGCATACGGAGTCGCTTCTCGCGAACGCGGCGCGCACGAACAACACGCTCGCGGTGCTGTTTCTCGATCTCGACCGCTTCAAGCACGTCAACGATTCGCTCGGACACACGGCGGGGGATGTCTTGCTCTGCGAAGTCGCGCAACGGCTGAAAGGCTGCCTGCGCGCGCTGGATTTTGTCGGGCGCCTGTCGGGCGACGAGTTCGTCGTCGTGCTCTCGCCCTGCGATGCGGGAGAGGCGACCGCGCTGTGCGAGCGGATCATGGCCGAGCTGCAGGAGCCGGTGACGGTCGGCAGCACGACGCTGCGGCCGACCGCGAGCGTCGGCATCGCGATCTTCCCGCAGCACGGCCATGACATGAACACGCTGCTGCTGCACGCCGACATGGCGATGTATCAGGCGAAGTCGGCGGGGCGTCATCGGTTTTCGGTTTTCACGCCCGAGCTGAACCGCGTCGCGCAGGACCGCTTGAAGTTCGAGATGGCGCTGCGTGCCGCGCTGCAAGCCGATCAATTGCAACTGCACTATCAGCCGCAAGTGCGCTTGAGCGACGGCGGCATCTACGGCGTCGAGGCGCTGGCGCGCTGGCATCACCCGGAGTTCGGCGTCGTGCCGCCCGACCGTTTCGTGCCGCTCGCCGAGGAATGCGGCTTCATCACCGAGCTCGACCACGGGATCTTGCAGAAGGCGTGCCGCCAATTGTCGGAGTGGCGCGCTGCAAACATCGTCATCCCGCACGTGTCGGTCAACGTGTCGCCGACGACCTTTTGCGACCGCCGCCTTCCCGCGCTCATCGCCAAGACGCTCGCGGCTTGCGGGCTGTTGCCCCGCGATCTGGTGCTCGAGGTGACCGAGAACGTCGTACTCGACAACGCCTCGGGCGGGCTCGCGACGCTCAAGCGTGTGCACGAGCTTGGCGTCGGTCTGTCGATCGACGACTTCGGCACCGGCTATTCGAGCTTGAGCTATCTGCACCGCTTGCCCGTCGACGAACTGAAGCTCGACAAGAGCTTCGTGCGCGAGCTCGAATCGGACGAGGGCGCGCGGGCGCTGGCCAGTGCGGTGACGGGAATCGGCACGAGCCTGCGCTTGACGATCGTGGCCGAAGGCGTGGAAAACGACGAGCAGAGGCGCATTCTCCAAGCGCAAGGCTGTCAGGTCGCGCAAGGCTATTTCTTTGCGCGACCGATGCCCGCTGCCGCGTTGACGGCGTGGATGCAGAGCCGTGCTCGAGAGGCCGCATGCCGCAACCGCGGCCTTGGCGACTTCGATTGGGCGGCCCAGACGGATCTCGATCAGGCAGGCTGA